CTGTTattgtgtatgtctgtataaAATGCAACGACCGtggtattaaataaaaaataaatgttttgaagCAGCATttacaaaaatctaaattgtGGAGTAGTCCGACTGAAGTTTCCTCTCAGAGAACCGATCATCTCAAATTTAGAAAACatcaatcatgaaaataatttctAAATTGTTGCAGAAAATCTTATCATCACATTAGCTTTGAGTTGGTGTAACACACTTATCTTAATATTCACAAAACGAAGAAGGAGAAAACTATAACGAAGGACACATAATTTCAATTTGTACACACAGATAATAAAGGAAGGATATAACACAAGGATAAAACCACTTAAAGTTAATCTAAATTAATATTTCTCATTGGCATGTGTGGCCTGGTGGAGAGAGCTTAAGATCAACTTTGATTACATGCTTGATGACACAGCTGTATCGTTAACCCAATTAAAGGATTAACGCTCAGGTCACGAACTCTCTGTTAAGTGAATGAAATGATCGAGCAGGTGCTCATTCAGGTGGTGCTGCTGAGAGATCAGAGTGTTGGTGCTAAGATGATTACTATTGTTAATCAGGTGTTTGCAAGTGTATTGACTATAACAGCTCTGACACAAGCACCAGTCTCTCGGACTACACTCGGATTACACAACTGAGCTCACGGCATCTAAAATTACCACTGCAAAACACGCCTCATGATGTGGGGTGCATAAACAGATACAACTGACAACCATCTACAGTGTGTAGTCTAAGTGATAGATTATATTATGTAAGTGACTGAGCAAAAGTACTGGAGTGATTCAGCAGAGCGTGAATGCTGTGAATCCTGGAGGCACttgtgtttccatggaaactCCCACTCCCCAACCTTTTCAGATTGCACATCTGTCTCCGTGTCATTGTTTGTGGCGACATTAAAGGTTGTACACACCGCCCATTTACTCAGGAGCATTTGAGTCATCTGCTGTGAAGGCCTCCTATTCAGATACTTTTGTTTGCTGAAGCATATCGTGTATCCAGTAACCTGATATGCAATTGCCATCATACACCTAGTTTTAATAGCACTGAAATAGTCCTCCTTCTATATACATACCTCTCTCATAAGTGTacacaatgacaaaatgaaatttcaaaaacatcaatgtGTTATAATGTACAATAAGACACcatgtaaaaaataatcattttattaaCCACATTGTTTTTGCCCAAAAATCCTTGCACAAAGCTGCGTTCTCTTCGACTGCAAAACTGTCTAGGTGCATTTGTGCCCtctggcttttattttctcctctgattCAAGCCTctggagtgagagaggagagaagcacTGCGTGTGTCTGTACAGCTTTTAGCAACAGTGGAGTGTGGAGTGTTGAGGTTAAGGGTTTGAAGGTGAATTTGCAGGGACGAAGGGGGGGCAGCGGCAGGGGACACGCGATCCTCTGACTCCCGaccactttctcctcctcttgcaTCCTTCCCTCTGTTACTGTATCCCAGCCGTGCTgcactgctgctctgcctgAGGGACGAGGAGGAATGCAACAATAGAAACACAGTAttatgattaatcatttataaaaatgtgtgcTTAGTGCCGCTTGTGCTAGAATGTAACATTTTAACAAATCTAAAGAATGGAGAGTGCTTACAGTGGGCTGTTTTGTATTAGTGTCAGGtgattctgttgtttttcccctGGTGTGGTTTGCAGAGAGGGGCTCCATGTCTGCTGAGGCCAGGCTTCCTGTTGATGTAAATGCATAGTTTTAATACAATTTTCAATAATCCCAATAACATCCACAAAATCAACATGTGTAACAGACATCAgttcacatattttcacattttacaacattaaaaattTCCACCCAGCCTACCCTTGCAGTGTTATGTTGTGCTCTTTCCCTCAGTCTCTCAAGGCTGCTGTGTAGGGTGGTATTTTCCTGCTCCAGAATTTTTATACGGATGCAATTTGCCTGCAGTTGTTGCTCCATATCCAAGAGCACATTTCCTGTACCTTGTGAAGATGCAAAGAACAATATGTAAGCATTCAAAGTGACGACAGTACTCAAAAACAACAGGCAGCTAGCAAATAAATGGATGGATACAGGATCCACATTTAACGTTTTCCAAAGATAGAATAGTGTAGTGTTTTTATGTACATACATTCTGGTTATGCCAGTCAGTATCTTTTAGAAACAAAGGTTAAATAAGTGCCTACTCTGTGGCTGGGCCTGAGCCAGGGGGCTGAGCTCTGGGAAAGCCACCAacagcctctccctctcctttaaAGCTTGCACATATTCCTTCAGCTCAGCCACACTGTTCTTTAGCTCGCCTATGTTTGTTTCTAGCGTCTGCTTCTCCTTTTGAAGATCTAAATGCAAATcctgttgggggaaaaaaaaaacatataatcatGAGCTACTAGgtttaaaagtatttattatGTGTATGATTATGGGTAAGGGCTCCGACATTACACCTGCTGTTGAGCGAGCTGAGCCTGCAGTTGTTCCTTCTCCTCTGACATCTGTTGCAGCCCATTGTGTAGCTCgatctgtctctcctctctctctcccagctccCTCTGCAACTCTTCACACTCTTCATCAAGAGCATCCACCCTCTCCAACAAAGATTTCTGCTTTGCCTGCATCGACTGgatgcacaacaacaacaaaaaaagaaccaCTAACACTTGCATACATCTGTCTGAATATTGTTATGTGATCCGTGAGTGAGACTGACAAGGTCTccagctgaaaacaacaaataatccAGTGTTTGTCGTTACACTGACCTCTTGCTGACGACAAGCGCTGTGGTACTTGGCATTCTCCTTGTCAAGAAGGACTTGAGTTTCAGAGATCTGACTCTCTAGTTGCTGGATCCTTTGTTGTAGTTTACAACAGGCCTCTTCCTCCAAGTGCAAGGACTCCACTTTTTCCTGCAGCGCCTTCTTTTCACATTCTACCACAAAATACAATGATCCATCATACAGCATACActtattacatattacatacatttattttctgtgtgtaacCAAGCCAGGTCAatttcatagtgtagtatgtccATACCAAGTGCTTGTAATGTATCTTGCTGCACTGCTACTTTCTCCATCAGACTGGAATTACTCTCCTCCAAGGACAAAGTTTCTggttcaaaaatatttaaaaaatatagtaGTGACTGTGATGTCAGTGATTTTCCATCACATTCATTTGTCAGTTTACTGCACCTGTCTTGAGTTGTTGTTGCGCCTCTTGTAgcctctgctctgtttctttCACGGATCTCTGTGCTTTCCGCAGTGAAAACTCCAGCTGGACTATGGTTGCCTGGTGTTTTTCCATGTCTTGCTTGAACTCTTTCCGTGCTCTTTCCAGCTGAGACCTGAATCTCTCCCGCTCTGCCTCTGCTATTGCTAGTCTATCTTTAAGAGGGTGTACTGTACCACGCACATCTTGCAAATGCTTTGCCAGCCGTCGCATGTCTCTGAGCTGCTCGTTGGCCCACTGGGTGACATCCCCTGCTGTCATGTGTCCCAGCTCCAGGGTTTCCTCCACAGCAGCTAAGAGTGGCTGCAGAGAGGACGGCAGGCCCTCACTCTGAAACAGTTCTACCAAAGCATCTCCTGTCTTTCTCAAAACCAATTGCACTCGATGACAGGCATCACAGGGAATGAGGGATGATTCGACTGTCTGGCAGCTTACAGTGTGACTGTCAGCTTTAAGATGGCACGGGGTGTTGTGGGTAGGACTGGAGGGTACATGATTCTGTGGCAAAAACTTAAAGGAGCTTGTTGAAGAACAGGTAGATAAACAGCGTCTGCAACCATCACTCCTTGAGCTCATTTGTGGATAAACAGATGACACTGTCTCTATCTCATCACTGTCAAATGTCTTTGGATTTGTCTGTTTCTTGATGCCTTGGAAGGTCCCctaaaaagaggaagaaataaatGAGATCAATCCAttctctgtttacattttggcatttcttaatatttttttatattaacttaAATGAACCTCTTTGGCTACCTTAAAGCTGGTAAATTGAACTAAATTACTCCAGTAGGTTCTGACTACAAGACCAACTGACAGGCACCCTTTCTGCTGGGATtgctctctcctctggctgCTCCTCAGTTGCTCGACATAAGAACTGAAGCTTTGTAGAAGGAGCAGTAGTCTTGttcagggagagagggagaaaggattAATtagtatcatcatcatcttcatcatcatcatcaccatcatcatcatcatcattaccatcatcatcatcatcatcatatattacCTGTCAATCATGAGCTCCAGTAAGACAATATGGGAGTGTTGATTGAATGCATCCTCCCCATCCACAAAGTCATATTGCCCTAGCAGAGCCACCATGTCCAGATTACAGGAGAGTTTATCGGGGAACTTCCAGGAGGGGAAGCGGACTGGTCCGGTTCTAGAAAAGACGTCCAGAATCGCACCTTGAAGGTCGACCAGGTCTTTTCGGAGGCTTTCGATACAGTCCTGACGACCCAAGAGCTCACTCATGTCTGCCAGACTAGCGTTTATTTTGTCTGTCTGACACAGCAATGAGGGTGAATGGGTGTCGCTTGTTGACATCGAATCTCCTTGGAAACCTCCACAAAAAAGTACTGCAAGTTCCATAATGCTTTGCGGCTTGTTTCCGGAAGTAATACACCTCCATTGGGTCAACGACACCGCGACGCAGTAAGTGCTCAACTACAGTAAATTTAGGCTTAAAGACTATAGAGACTGCGTTCTTAAAATTATATCTGGTAtaataagtgtttttttttaaatacatatattctTCTTGCCGGGTGATTGCAGGTAATTTCCTGCGTTAGAGAAAGACGCAGCCATGCCGCCTGGGCCTGTTCAAATAGTTCAACCGGAGGCCAACAATAAGGTAACAACGCCGCTCAgagttagctaatgttagcaatgTAGCTAACATACTGTTTCTGCGGAAAACTAATGAACAATTAACTTACACTTTCCTTTACTGTGAAACGTTGCTGTGAGTGCAACGTTTAGAGAAGTTATCATCTATTTTGGATAACCACCATAAGACCTAAATCTTGATAGTTTTGTCGTTAGCTCAACTCACCCAAATAACCAAACACACAAGTTAATGGTGAGATAGCCTTTGAGACTTTTGTCAGTACCTCAACAGAACAGAAGAGCAGCGCAATTTGGTTTGTTTGCAAAAACTACTAAAAACGGACATTCgtaaaaaacaaagcagtgatgTTTCTTTCCAGTGGTTAGCAAGGATAATACATAGACTTACTTGTAAGCAGCTCCCGTGTGCCATAAGTATACAATAGTTCCCCTTCACGACTTTTACAGCAGAATCTGAAGATTATTTTCACAGTAACCAACACCAACAATATTGCTGGTGTTCCTGCTATTGACCCACAAACCGAGTCCTTTTCACCTCTAATGTATTGGGATGGTCACAGGATTTTATTCAGAATATTCAGATACAAATGCAGTGATTGGGGTGAGCTGACTTTGAGTGACCTAAAGCTAATGTGTAGCAGGTCAGAGATAATACAtgagatttattgtttttttataacattGCTATAGTAAAGCCCTGGATGATAATGTGCTAATTTGGTTGaattttattctgtttaaagTCTCATAACgtaaaatgtgaattttgtcAACAGAATGATGGAGCAGTAGAAGAAACCCCAGCCACTAAGCCCATCGTTGGCATCATATATCCACCTCCTGAGGTCCGAAACATAGTTGACAAGACAGCCAGTTTTGTTGCCAGGTTGGTTACTCCACATGTGTTAATTCTATAATCTTATTTATAGCTGTAATCTTAACTGGATTTTATGTCTATGATATAACTAAATTATTGTAATTTCACAGGAATGGGCCTGAGTTTGAAGCAAGAATCCGTCAAAATGAGATCAACAATCCAAAGTTTAATTTCCTCAACCCCAACGACCCCTACCATGCCTACTACCGTCACAAGGTCAATGAATTTAAGGAGGGCAAAGCGCAGGAGCCATCTGCAGCGGTGCCTAAGGTTATGCAGCAGGCCATGCAGCAGGCCCAGCAGCTTCCTCAAAAGGTATGATGTATCATTTCAGTCAGCTGTTTCTTTAGTTCTTTCATTGATTatattcattgatttatttgatcaTAACAACTaatatgttgtgtttgtcaATAGGTGCAGTCACAGGTGATTCAGGAGACAGTGGTCCCCAAAGAACCACCACCTGAGTTTGAGTTCATTGCGGATCCTCCGTCAATCTCAGCATTTGACCTGGATGTTGTCAAGCTCACTGCCCAGTTTGTTGCTCGCAATGGACGCCAGTTTCTCACTCAGCTCATGCAGAAAGAACAGAGGAACTACCAGTTTGACTTTCTGCGACCGCAGCACAGCCTTTTCAACTACTTCACCAAACTGGTTGAGCAATACACTAAGGTGACCTAACAAATACCGCCTCTCTGGTATtaatgttcttctttttttgtgtggtgCTAAACTCTATCTTCATCTTGTCTCTCAACATTTTAGATTCTGATCCCTCCCAAAGGCTTGCTGACCAAGCTGAAGAGAGAGGCGGAGAATCCAAGAGAAGTTATGGACCAGGTAATCTTTTTAATTGTGACTGTTTCACAGTGTAAGTATTTAATAGCATGTTGCCCATGTTAATCAGCGGTCCCACTGCTTAACCATCAGGTGAGGTACCGTGTTGAGTGGGCAAAGTTCCAGGAgcgtgagagaaagaaagaggaggaagaaagagagaaagaacgaGTGGCATATGCCCAAATCGACTGGCATGACTTTGTAGTGGTTGAGACGGTGGATTTCCAGCCCAACGAACAAGGTAATATTACCACAATAGTTATCATCTTAAAATCTGTGAGCCCATAAATGTAGATAGAAAAATGTATCTTTATTGGTAACTCTTTTTCCCTAGGACACTTCCCGCCACCCACCACACCAGAGGAGCTTGGCGCTCGCATCCTGATCCAAGAGCGCTATGAGAAGTATGGAGAAAGTGAGGAGGTAGAGATGGAGGTTGAgagtgaggatgaagaggatggtCGGGAGGATCGGGACGAGGGCCATCCCTCACAACCTGATCAAGACACACAAGTGCAGGACATGGATGAGGTAAGAACGGATAAAGGAATTCATCTCAACACCTTGTAAACTATCCATCAGATGACCAATTTTAGGTTGAATTATTTGTATACTTTTAATTCATAgggacattattattattttaatttccatttaaCTAGATTTCCAACCAATG
This genomic window from Seriola aureovittata isolate HTS-2021-v1 ecotype China chromosome 5, ASM2101889v1, whole genome shotgun sequence contains:
- the ccdc157 gene encoding coiled-coil domain-containing protein 157 isoform X2 is translated as MELAVLFCGGFQGDSMSTSDTHSPSLLCQTDKINASLADMSELLGRQDCIESLRKDLVDLQGAILDVFSRTGPVRFPSWKFPDKLSCNLDMVALLGQYDFVDGEDAFNQHSHIVLLELMIDRLLLLLQSFSSYVEQLRSSQRREQSQQKGCLSVGLVVRTYWSNLVQFTSFKGTFQGIKKQTNPKTFDSDEIETVSSVYPQMSSRSDGCRRCLSTCSSTSSFKFLPQNHVPSSPTHNTPCHLKADSHTVSCQTVESSLIPCDACHRVQLVLRKTGDALVELFQSEGLPSSLQPLLAAVEETLELGHMTAGDVTQWANEQLRDMRRLAKHLQDVRGTVHPLKDRLAIAEAERERFRSQLERARKEFKQDMEKHQATIVQLEFSLRKAQRSVKETEQRLQEAQQQLKTETLSLEESNSSLMEKVAVQQDTLQALECEKKALQEKVESLHLEEEACCKLQQRIQQLESQISETQVLLDKENAKYHSACRQQESMQAKQKSLLERVDALDEECEELQRELGEREERQIELHNGLQQMSEEKEQLQAQLAQQQDLHLDLQKEKQTLETNIGELKNSVAELKEYVQALKERERLLVAFPELSPLAQAQPQSTGNVLLDMEQQLQANCIRIKILEQENTTLHSSLERLRERAQHNTAREAWPQQTWSPSLQTTPGEKQQNHLTLIQNSPL
- the ccdc157 gene encoding coiled-coil domain-containing protein 157 isoform X1 is translated as MELAVLFCGGFQGDSMSTSDTHSPSLLCQTDKINASLADMSELLGRQDCIESLRKDLVDLQGAILDVFSRTGPVRFPSWKFPDKLSCNLDMVALLGQYDFVDGEDAFNQHSHIVLLELMIDRLLLLLQSFSSYVEQLRSSQRREQSQQKGCLSVGLVVRTYWSNLVQFTSFKGTFQGIKKQTNPKTFDSDEIETVSSVYPQMSSRSDGCRRCLSTCSSTSSFKFLPQNHVPSSPTHNTPCHLKADSHTVSCQTVESSLIPCDACHRVQLVLRKTGDALVELFQSEGLPSSLQPLLAAVEETLELGHMTAGDVTQWANEQLRDMRRLAKHLQDVRGTVHPLKDRLAIAEAERERFRSQLERARKEFKQDMEKHQATIVQLEFSLRKAQRSVKETEQRLQEAQQQLKTETLSLEESNSSLMEKVAVQQDTLQALECEKKALQEKVESLHLEEEACCKLQQRIQQLESQISETQVLLDKENAKYHSACRQQESMQAKQKSLLERVDALDEECEELQRELGEREERQIELHNGLQQMSEEKEQLQAQLAQQQDLHLDLQKEKQTLETNIGELKNSVAELKEYVQALKERERLLVAFPELSPLAQAQPQSTGNVLLDMEQQLQANCIRIKILEQENTTLHSSLERLRERAQHNTAREAWPQQTWSPSLQTTPGEKQQNHLTLIQNSPLQSSSAARLGYSNRGKDARGGESGRESEDRVSPAAAPPSSLQIHLQTLNLNTPHSTVAKSCTDTRSASLLSHSRGLNQRRK